A region from the Bactrocera dorsalis isolate Fly_Bdor chromosome 1, ASM2337382v1, whole genome shotgun sequence genome encodes:
- the LOC105222370 gene encoding ubiquitin conjugation factor E4 B translates to MSSAEEQNAKMNELTPEEIRARRLRTLAAANSSKVISPNSNTPTTAERSSSSTTTPVATDDNEKELRSPNCAAKESRLLRTNLVAPAETEAENVLPDGESTKMDVDVEMNSLNTTPTQHIDITKCASILSTASSTNTSLLTPPTVSIIKTENGNHDSKKSIDNQLEHMETTDIDTADMIMEHKQPEQTTDEFIEDMLSKIFNATWNEYSVGSMICPQTASFLEHYPQMRFDFETIMHDVLLECVLKLFKEELEAPEGAGSSANSSAELEVASASGTASATATVSASDTKATTSPAASTSTATTSSGVTSNPTYSTPKKIKSDDTEVQEILANAAPGSAGGTRSSIFFSENAMTRGGRSSSAREDERPASSQASTSNAANLDNTIGPVTPSSSFHGTMVRQEVILYLVNCHRLRQQYTTDNNVTGSNVPMNTQTKIQNVLQQVHDAIMRTTILVLTDRINENANFIFDQSPMLEMLYQGRIPDGFLYDLVATAYKKTEDFQQIFGQLLRGLFIGMQRNICTPNVNTQQIDVLAKLVVIKVGAARPICDLIAAQVNFLPSMCTKIPGREIVKCSYLGPFLSVSLFAEENVKFAEAHGKSNVIVYSMYHFRWEMQSMRTSMHTVFHSLLVNVNSRPQTLEYISRVLRYNERRAQFACDEKLLARDGFVINLMSVLQQLSVKIKLDRIDPLFPFYKDTLISIENDTKLRFTADEYKQFIERDFATATHNANFQTQCWFLTLQAHHLGYMPAIQRYRQKARAIKELQKLIDEIDRTKSHWENTPYAKRNKQFRERWHKQFKKLSRSKLCSELCLLDPKLLSSCMYFYSTVCEYLLYQIEGRPVEGPYIAKVPVQQLKPTDVLAALPEWYVDDIAEFILFAMQHALNDIRQTIDHSIITWLLTCVCVPNLIKNPYVTAKLVEVLFVFSLGPQNALSASMWNHELAQTVLCSALMKFYVDIETTGQSTEFYDKFTIRYHISHLFKSMWENPVLRQVMITESNSGKQFVKFINMLMNDTTFLLDECLENLKRIHQTQVLMMNDSAWAQLSSDQQQTRLSQLNTDERQCRSYLTLARETVEMFHYLTNDIKEPFMRDEIIDRLSSMLNFNLQQLCGPKCNDLKVRNPTKYGWEPRRLLGEIFDIYLHLDCDRFAQALAADERSFQKHLFDDAASRIERLGIRSTIEVEKFRALISKAHDIYVANQLAEDECADAPDEFKDPLMDTLMSDPVTLPSGTIMDRAIITRHLLNSSTDPFNRQPLTEDMLVPNNELKARIDAWRKEQRIKRQQDANVRVNDKSS, encoded by the exons ATGTCATCTGCTGAGGAGCAAAACGCTAAGATGAATGAATTAACGCCGGAAGAG ATACGCGCCAGACGATTGCGTACCTTAGCGGCAGCTAATTCGTCAAAAGTAATTTCGCCAAATAGTAATACACCTACAACGGCAGAAAGAAGCTCAAGTAGTACAACAACGCCAGTAGCAACGGACGATAATGAAAAAG AACTACGTAGTCCTAATTGTGCTGCAAAAGAGTCTCGGCTGTTACGCACCAATCTAGTAGCACCGGCGGAAACAGAAGCGGAAAATGTGCTACCGGATGGAGAAAGCACTAAAATGGACGTTGACGTCGAAATGAACTCGCTGAATACTACACCTACCCAGCATATAGACATTACGAAATGCGCCTCCATTCTATCAACTGCCTCATCCACAAATACGTCCCTACTTACACCACCAACTGTTAGTATTATTAAAACAGAAAACGGCAATCATGATAGCAAAAAGTCCATTGACAACCAATTAGAACACATGGAAACAACCGATATAGATACTGCCGATATGATTATGGAGCACAAACAACCGGAACAAACGACAGATGAATTCATCGAAGATAtgctttcgaaaatattcaatgCTACATGGAATGAATATAGTGTCGGTTCAATGATATGTCCGCAAACGGCTAGTTTTCTTGAACACTATCCACAAATGCGTTTTGATTTCGAAACCATTATGCACGATGTTCTCTTAGAGTGTGTACTGAAGCTATTTAAAGAAGAGCTGGAAGCACCAGAAGGAGCTGGCAGTAGCGCGAATTCATCTGCCGAATTGGAAGTTGCGTCGGCAAGTGGCACCGCTTCAGCAACGGCAACGGTGAGCGCAAGTGACACCAAAGCAACTACATCTCCAGCGGCAAGCACTTCTACAGCTACGACATCATCCGGTGTGACTTCAAATCCCACATACTCAACGCCAAAAAAGATTAAAAGCGATGACACAGAAGTACAGGAAATACTAGCAAACGCGGCGCCCGGCAGCGCTGGTGGCACGCGATCGTCAATTTTCTTTTCCGAAAATGCAATGACGCGCGGCGGCAGAAGTAGCAGCGCACGCGAAGACGAGCGACCGGCGTCATCACAAG CATCCACATCAAATGCCGCCAATTTGGATAATACTATCGGTCCAGTAACACCCTCAAGCAGCTTCCATGGCACCATGGTCAGGCAAGAAGTGATCTTGTATTTGGTGAATTGTCATCGCCTACGACAACAATATACAACAGATAACAACGTTACCGGCAGCAATGTACCCAtgaacacacaaacaaaaatacaaaatgtattACAACAAGTACATGATGCTATAATGCGTACTACCATACTTGTGCTCACCGATCGcattaatgaaaatgcaaatttcatttttgatCAATCGCCAATGCTGGAAATGCTCTATCAGGGTCGCATACCCGACGGTTTCTTATATGATTTGGTAGCTACGGCGTATAAAAAAACCGAggattttcaacaaatatttggtCAACTACTGCGCGGTCTTTTCATTGGCATGCAACGTAACATTTGCACGCCCAACGTCAATACACAACAAATTGATGTTCTAGCTAAATTGGTGGTCATAAAAGTGGGTGCAGCGCGACCGATCTGCGATTTGATTGCAGCACAAGTCAATTTCCTACCATCGATGTGCACGAAGATACCCGGTCGGGAAATAGTCAAATGCAGTTATCTGGGACCGTTTCTCTCCGTGTCGCTCTTTGCTGAGGAGAATGTGAAATTTGCCGAAGCGCATGGCAAGAGCAATGTCATCGTGTACAGCATGTATCACTTTCGTTGG GAAATGCAATCCATGCGCACATCAATGCATACAGTATTTCATTCGTTGCTTGTAAATGTCAACAGCCGCCCCCAAACACTCGAATACATAAGTAGAGTATTGCGCTACAACGAGCGTCGTGCACAGTTCGCTTGCGATGAAAAATTGCTTGCACGCGATGGTTTCGTCATTAATTTAATGAGCGTGTTGCAACAACTGTCGGTGAAAATCAAATTGGATCGCATCGATCCGTTATTTCCATTTTATAAAGACACATTGATCTCAATCGAGAATGATACGAAATTGCGTTTTACCGCTGACGAATACAAGCAATTCATTGAACGTGATTTCGCTACAGCCACCCATAATGccaatttccagacgcaatgtTGGTTCCTCACACTACAAGCTCATCATTTAGGCTATATGCCAGCCATACAACGCTATCGGCAGAAGGCGCGCGCTATAAAAGAACTACAAAAACTCATCGATGAAATTGATCGTACCAAATCACATTGGGAGAATACGCCGTATGcgaaaagaaataaacaatttcGAGAACGTTGGCATAAGCAATTTAAAAAGTTGTCCAG GTCCAAATTGTGCAGTGAACTTTGTCTGCTCGATCCAAAACTTTTATCCTCTTGCATGTACTTCTATTCGACTGTCTGCGAATATCTGCTATATCAGATTGAGGGACGGCCCGTTGAGGGTCCATACATAGCCAAGGTGCCGGTGCAACAGTTGAAGCCAACCGATGTGCTAGCCGCCCTGCCGGAATGGTATGTGGATGATATTGCGGAATTCATATTGTTCGCCATGCAGCACGCGCTCAATGATATACGGCAGACAATCGATCATTCAATAATCACATGGCTGCTAACATGCGTCTGTGTGCCCAATCTCATTAAGAACCCGTACGTCACTGCCAAATTAGTTGAAGTGTTATTTGTGTTCTCACTGGGACCACAAAATGCTCTAAGTGCATCC ATGTGGAATCACGAATTAGCACAGACGGTACTTTGCAGCGCGCTCATGAAATTTTACGTAGATATTGAAACGACTGGACAAAGCACTGAATTCTACGATAAATTTACAATTAG GTATCATATAAGTCATCTGTTTAAATCAATGTGGGAGAATCCTGTGTTGCGGCAGGTTATGATAACTGAATCGAATTCAGGTAAACAATTTGTCAAATTCATAAATATGCTCATGAACGACACCACATTCCTGCTGGACGAATGTTTGGAAAATCTAAAGCGCATACATCAGACCCAG gTATTAATGATGAATGACAGCGCCTGGGCGCAATTAAGCTCTGACCAGCAGCAGACTAGATTGTCGCAATTGAATACCGATGAGCGACAGTGTCGTTCGTATTTGACGCTAGCACGCGAGACAGTGGAAATGTTCCATTATTTAACG AACGACATTAAAGAGCCATTCATGCGCGACGAAATAATCGACCGTCTGAGTTCAATGTTAAATTTCAATCTACAACAATTGTGCGGCCCCAAGTGCAACGATCTGAAAGTGCGCAATCCCACCAAATATGGTTGGGAGCCACGTCGGCTGCTGGGCGAAATTTTCGATATATATCTACATCTAGACTGTGATAGGTTTGCGCAGGCATTGGCTGCCGACGAACGTTCGTTTCAAAAGCATCTGTTCGACGATGCCGCCAGCCGCATCGAACGTTTGGGCATACGCTCCACGATTGAGGTGGAAAAGTTCAGAGCATTGATTAGTAAAGCGCATGATATTTACG TTGCTAATCAACTGGCCGAAGATGAGTGCGCCGATGCGCCCGATGAATTCAAAGATCCGCTCATGGATACACTAATGTCCGATCCGGTTACACTGCCATCGGGTACGATTATGGATCGTGCTATTATAACGCGACATTTACTCAATAGCAGTACCGATCCCTTCAATCGTCAGCCACTAACCGAAGATATGCTCGTGCCAAATAATGAGCTTAAAGCACGTATCGATGCTTGGCGGAAAGAGCAGCGCATCAAAAGACAGCAGGACGCGAATGTGCGTGTAAATGATAAGAGCAgctaa
- the Zmat5 gene encoding uncharacterized protein Zmat5 has protein sequence MGGKSFYCDYCCCFLKNDVNVRKTHNSGLTHNMAKLRYMRRFEDPRKVLEQEDNKEPCTRYLNGKYCKFDLMCNSTHYNEEQLEQLRKIVKRSEKAQRSGVNGKLKNVQKIMLPWYRYKEGNNKTMNIRRLPESLKPINFDRINDDCLTLEWG, from the exons ATGGGTGGTAAAAGTTTTTATTGcgactattgttgttgttttcttaagAATGATGTAAATGTGCGCAAAACACACAACTCTGGATTAACTCATAATATGGCAAAATTGCGTTATATGAGACGATTCGAAG accCTAGAAAAGTGCTGGAACAGGAAGATAATAAGGAGCCTTGCACTCGATACTTAAACggcaaatattgcaaatttgaTTTGATGTGTAACTCGACACATTACAATGAAGAACAGCTAGAGCAATTGCGAAAAATAG tgaaGCGTTCGGAAAAGGCTCAACGGTCTGGAGTAAATGGCAAActgaaaaatgttcaaaaaataatgcTTCCATGGTATAGATATAAAGaaggaaataataaaacaatgaaCATAAGGCGCCTACCTGAATCACTGAAACCTATAAACTTTGACCGAATTAATGATGATTGCCTGACACTTGAATGGGGgtaa
- the LOC105222368 gene encoding transmembrane protein 222, with amino-acid sequence MTNTSSENIGQSLPSGARGETVNVAMDDQSDRLVLPPINFENDRFPYCIVWTPIPVLTWLLPMIGHMGICTSAGIIRDFAGPYYVSEDKMGFGRPTRYLRLSPKNVAGGSAEWDEAVAKASILYGTRMHNLFCDNCHSHVATALCGMRYNRRTSWNMVVLCLWIFVCGRYVGFWGFIKTWLPFIIFVSLCSFLAVYL; translated from the coding sequence ATGACTAACACTAGTTCTGAAAACATTGGACAATCCCTACCTTCTGGAGCAAGAGGAGAAACTGTTAATGTCGCAATGGATGATCAATCGGATCGACTCGTCCTACCtccaataaattttgaaaatgatcgTTTTCCTTATTGCATCGTTTGGACACCGATACCCGTCCTCACTTGGTTGTTACCTATGATAGGTCATATGGGAATATGTACATCTGCTGGTATCATCCGTGATTTTGCCGGACCATATTATGTGTCCGAGGACAAAATGGGCTTTGGAAGACCGACAAGATATTTGCGTTTGAGTCCAAAAAATGTTGCTGGTGGATCTGCTGAGTGGGATGAAGCTGTAGCTAAAGCGTCAATATTATACGGAACCCGCATGCATAATCTCTTTTGCGACAATTGTCATTCACATGTGGCCACTGCCTTATGCGGTATGCGCTACAATAGACGAACCAGCTGGAATATGGTAGTGCTGTGTCTTTGGATATTTGTTTGTGGCAGATATGTTGGTTTCTGGGGTTTTATTAAAACATGGCTACCGTTTATAATTTTCGTATCGTTGTGCTCGTTTCTGGCAGTGTAcctttaa
- the LOC105222367 gene encoding uncharacterized protein LOC105222367 isoform X2: protein MKKVILTKSNSKTLKITSPDNAKSKLAYAELFRVVLQIPEKDVQLRILEAVNGKSSTAQIVHALCPNCKKTFGNSTDSFKEKATQTDITEEVTHSANQAIKIITLPLQTSQNTLHSSHGDGSQERNSPALQRNVISTTVTRNHTIVQQSVESKSSGDQLSKTNDLTDAPVKRKRKRKVCLPQVVKKSHAQMAHTQLQPKLKARKIEKSQDINQAAANELNRRSRSDSIISISSDILNDIIFDSPEPHKTKEEHIMRKMAEEFIDADIRTDGLLAIHRTIVENDLDALRRQIFVWKKIRKVEDLNTLLTDDDENCLQLAIVQDCFPKIINVLINEGLNTNEIDDHSNTCIHLAVLNEIDDKSLRLLMEKIDLKLLLHLNDDGYTPLHMVVRTNSYNRAEIILNTLDERLSGIASFTRDFSAKSSENEFSKYYEDVCKKLEQKYGNTTRNAQPKLKKKFLEMGDRKSGNTALFFAIENKLEHFVFFLLAHLTDPRVMNFSGQDAKSYYAEFGKMLKLSLKVDNAMESVVTILG, encoded by the exons ATGAAAAAGGTCATTTTAACAAAAAGCAATAGTAAAACCTTAAAGATTACCAGTCCTGATAACGCTAAATCTAAATTGGCCTATGCAGAGTTATTTCGTGTAGTACTTCAAATACCGGAAAAAGATGTACAACTGCGTATTTTGGAAGCTGTTAATGGGAAGTCATCGACTGCACAGATTGTACATGCTTTGTGCCCGAACTGTAAAAAAACATTTGGTAATAGTACCGACTCCTTCAAAGAAAAAGCCACTCAAACTGATATTACCGAAGAAGTTACACATTCAGCAAATCAAGCAATTAAGATAATAACCCTACCACTTCAGACGTCACAGAATACTTTGCATTCAAGCCATGGTGACGGCAGTCAAGAAAGAAACTCACCAGCTTTGCAAAGAAATGTAATTTCTACAACAGTAACACGAAATCATACGATAGTACAACAGTCAGTGGAGTCGAAGTCTTCAGGAGATCAATTGTCTAAAACTAATGATTTAACAGACGCACCCGTGAAAAGgaaacgaaaacgaaaagtATGTTTGCCACAAGTGGTAAAAAAATCACATGCCCAAATGGCACATACTCAACTACAACCCAAACTAAAGGctagaaaaattgaaaag AGCCAAGACATAAATCAAGCGGCAGCAAATGAATTAAATAGAAGAAGTCGAAGTGACTCGATAATATCTATTTCATCTGACATCTTAAATGATATCATTTTTGATTCGCCAGAGCCacataaaacaaaagaagaacACATCATGCGCAAGATGGCTGAAGAATTTATAGATGCGGACATACGCACAGATGGATTgct TGCCATACATCGCACCATAGTTGAAAATGACTTGGATGCTTTACGAAGGCAAATATTCGTTTGgaagaaaattagaaaagtgGAAGATCTAAATACTTTACTTACCGACGATGACGAA AACTGCCTCCAGTTAGCAATAGTTCAAGATTGCTTCCCTAAAATAATCAATGTTCTTATAAATGAGGGTTTGAACACAAATGAGATCGATGACCACTCTAACACCTGCATTCATTTAGCTGTTCTTAACGAAATCGACGATAAGTCTTTACGTTTGTTAATGGAAAAGATAGATCTAAAACTACTATTACACTTAAATGATGATGGATATACTCCACTACATATGGTTGTGCGTACCAATAGTTACAATCGGGCAGAAATCATTTTAAATACACTAGATGAACGGCTTTCTGGGATAGCTTCATTTACTCGAGATTTTAGCGCAAAATCATCCGAAAAtgaatttagtaaatattacGAAGACGTTTGTAAGAAACTAGAACAAAAATATGGCAATACAACAAGAAATGCACAACCGAAGTTGAAGAAGAAATTTTTGGAGATGGGCGATCGAAAAAGTGGGAATACGgcattattttttgcaattgaaaataaattgg aACATTTTGTGTTCTTCTTATTGGCGCATCTTACTGATCCTCGTGTTATGAATTTTAGCGGTCAAGACGCAAAATCCTATTATGCGGAATTCggcaaaatgttaaaattaagtttaaaagtGGATAATGCCATGGAGAGTGTGGTGACAATACTGGGGTAA
- the LOC105222367 gene encoding uncharacterized protein LOC105222367 isoform X1, which produces MSIVSIAKFVISEVCFRTKLESICVCGSWSNMKKVILTKSNSKTLKITSPDNAKSKLAYAELFRVVLQIPEKDVQLRILEAVNGKSSTAQIVHALCPNCKKTFGNSTDSFKEKATQTDITEEVTHSANQAIKIITLPLQTSQNTLHSSHGDGSQERNSPALQRNVISTTVTRNHTIVQQSVESKSSGDQLSKTNDLTDAPVKRKRKRKVCLPQVVKKSHAQMAHTQLQPKLKARKIEKSQDINQAAANELNRRSRSDSIISISSDILNDIIFDSPEPHKTKEEHIMRKMAEEFIDADIRTDGLLAIHRTIVENDLDALRRQIFVWKKIRKVEDLNTLLTDDDENCLQLAIVQDCFPKIINVLINEGLNTNEIDDHSNTCIHLAVLNEIDDKSLRLLMEKIDLKLLLHLNDDGYTPLHMVVRTNSYNRAEIILNTLDERLSGIASFTRDFSAKSSENEFSKYYEDVCKKLEQKYGNTTRNAQPKLKKKFLEMGDRKSGNTALFFAIENKLEHFVFFLLAHLTDPRVMNFSGQDAKSYYAEFGKMLKLSLKVDNAMESVVTILG; this is translated from the exons ATGAGTATTGTTTCAATAGCCAAATTCGTAATTTCGGAGGTTTGTTTTAGAACAAAATTAGAATCAATCTG TGTTTGTGGCAGTTGGAGTAATATGAAAAAGGTCATTTTAACAAAAAGCAATAGTAAAACCTTAAAGATTACCAGTCCTGATAACGCTAAATCTAAATTGGCCTATGCAGAGTTATTTCGTGTAGTACTTCAAATACCGGAAAAAGATGTACAACTGCGTATTTTGGAAGCTGTTAATGGGAAGTCATCGACTGCACAGATTGTACATGCTTTGTGCCCGAACTGTAAAAAAACATTTGGTAATAGTACCGACTCCTTCAAAGAAAAAGCCACTCAAACTGATATTACCGAAGAAGTTACACATTCAGCAAATCAAGCAATTAAGATAATAACCCTACCACTTCAGACGTCACAGAATACTTTGCATTCAAGCCATGGTGACGGCAGTCAAGAAAGAAACTCACCAGCTTTGCAAAGAAATGTAATTTCTACAACAGTAACACGAAATCATACGATAGTACAACAGTCAGTGGAGTCGAAGTCTTCAGGAGATCAATTGTCTAAAACTAATGATTTAACAGACGCACCCGTGAAAAGgaaacgaaaacgaaaagtATGTTTGCCACAAGTGGTAAAAAAATCACATGCCCAAATGGCACATACTCAACTACAACCCAAACTAAAGGctagaaaaattgaaaag AGCCAAGACATAAATCAAGCGGCAGCAAATGAATTAAATAGAAGAAGTCGAAGTGACTCGATAATATCTATTTCATCTGACATCTTAAATGATATCATTTTTGATTCGCCAGAGCCacataaaacaaaagaagaacACATCATGCGCAAGATGGCTGAAGAATTTATAGATGCGGACATACGCACAGATGGATTgct TGCCATACATCGCACCATAGTTGAAAATGACTTGGATGCTTTACGAAGGCAAATATTCGTTTGgaagaaaattagaaaagtgGAAGATCTAAATACTTTACTTACCGACGATGACGAA AACTGCCTCCAGTTAGCAATAGTTCAAGATTGCTTCCCTAAAATAATCAATGTTCTTATAAATGAGGGTTTGAACACAAATGAGATCGATGACCACTCTAACACCTGCATTCATTTAGCTGTTCTTAACGAAATCGACGATAAGTCTTTACGTTTGTTAATGGAAAAGATAGATCTAAAACTACTATTACACTTAAATGATGATGGATATACTCCACTACATATGGTTGTGCGTACCAATAGTTACAATCGGGCAGAAATCATTTTAAATACACTAGATGAACGGCTTTCTGGGATAGCTTCATTTACTCGAGATTTTAGCGCAAAATCATCCGAAAAtgaatttagtaaatattacGAAGACGTTTGTAAGAAACTAGAACAAAAATATGGCAATACAACAAGAAATGCACAACCGAAGTTGAAGAAGAAATTTTTGGAGATGGGCGATCGAAAAAGTGGGAATACGgcattattttttgcaattgaaaataaattgg aACATTTTGTGTTCTTCTTATTGGCGCATCTTACTGATCCTCGTGTTATGAATTTTAGCGGTCAAGACGCAAAATCCTATTATGCGGAATTCggcaaaatgttaaaattaagtttaaaagtGGATAATGCCATGGAGAGTGTGGTGACAATACTGGGGTAA
- the LOC105222369 gene encoding RNA polymerase II transcriptional coactivator, with protein sequence MPKAKKRTDSSSSSDSGPDDRNVPPVKKSKASTDKTGSGSSNKDTNSSENPNGPWTIEKLRQVRINEFKGRKMVDIREYYEKNGDLLPGKKGISLSPYQWKKLLELAPEVNKALGD encoded by the exons atgcctaaagcaaagaaaagaaccgaTAGTTCATCTAGCAGTGATTCTGGACCTGACGAT AGAAATGTACCACCGGTGAAAAAATCCAAAGCAAGTACTGATAAGACTGGTAGTGGATCCAGCAATAAAGATACTAATAGCTCAGAAAATCCAAATGGTCCTTGGACAATTGAAAAATTGCGTCAGGTGCGTATAAATGAGTTTAAAGGCCGCAAAATGGTGGACATCCGTGAGTATTACGAAAAAAATGGTGACCTTTTGCCTGGTAAAAAAGGAATATCCCTGTCTCCCtatcaatggaaaaaattgttgGAACTAGCTCCTGAAGTCAATAAAGCTTTGGGCGATTAA